Within Vigna unguiculata cultivar IT97K-499-35 chromosome 2, ASM411807v1, whole genome shotgun sequence, the genomic segment TCTTGTATCTTAAAATTCTCAATGAAACTATTGTATTGTATCACATCACATTACTGAATCCGGACCTGTGTAACATAACCAATACATAATGACAAGCCACAAAACTCAAAGTTAGGGATACTTTTTTCTCcagcaaaaaagaaaacatattttaagataaattcCCCAGAAAACTAGCTATTATGACCTATAAGATGTTTCACCTATCATTACAAGCTTCGAAATGGAAATGGAATAGAACAAAATACTTAGTTAAAAATTTACCTAGCCAGTAATGCGTGCATATTTTTCTCTTGCCACTCAAAAAACTCTGCATCCCTAATGAGGCCATACTTAATGACCTCAGCAAGCCCTGATGCCAGTTCCCTATCTGGTAATGTATTCAATGTGTCCGTGTCTATAAGCACACACTGAGGTTGGTAAAAGGCACCGATCAGATTCTTTCCAAGGCGATGATTTATCCCAGTTTTGCCACCAACTGAAGAATCAACCTGGAAACATAATACACAACCCAATGAACAAGGGAATGAGATAACATAGACAGTGGAGATTAGAACTTATCAACATTAGACAGAACTACACGAAGGCCTAATAAAGACATATCATGAAAAGAAATTTCAAGTGCAGCAAATGACCTGTGCCATCACTGTCGTAGGAATCTGAATAAAATTAACACCACGTAGGAATGCAGAGGCAGCAAAGCCACACATATCACCAATAACACCACCACCAAGGGCAACAAACGTACACCGCCGGTCGAGTCGTGACTCAATGGCCTTGTCAAAGACTTTCATAAGAGTATCCTATCAGTTGAACACACAAACATTTCTTATGCAATTCCCAAACTTGGCAACAAACACCACAGCCAATTCAAACGCACGAGACTTACCATGTCCTTGTACTGCTCACCGTCAGGTAAAATTACACTCTCCACAGAAACATTTGGGTTTCCCCTTGTCAAAGCATCAACAACCTTGTCTAGATAAAGTGGTGCAACCGTTTTGTTAGTTACAACTAGGACCCTCTTCCCATGCACATGCCTAATACAACAGTGGGAAAAGTTCAGAATAtattaaacaagaaaaaaaaaaatccacgtTTTATCAAACACTTCAAGGTTTAATTAGCCATTTCTCCCTTTTACTTTGTCTCACCTTTACATTTCAGTCTCTCTATacaaaaaattctaaattttaatctctacacaatatttttttctttttatgtttaagTCCCTGTTAGTTCTCTGGTGGTGTAAGACCTTCACAACAAAACGGTATAAACactaaaacataaactaataatcaatataaaaaaaatggaaaagtaaaggaaaaaaaaaacgattaaACAGACCGAAGACCGAACTTTGATTGTTGGAAGTAAGACACAACACAATATATTACACAttacacaattaattgaaaattgagaaagtgtaaaacaaaacacacacgTATTGGAAACACTTTAGGAAAAATTAAACAGTAAGTGAATTGACGAAGGAAGCATTATAATTACCTCTGAAGATAGTCGGGTTGGTCTAGTAACCCGGATCCGATGTAAATGGGATAGCTCCGATTACCCAAATCAACTTCGACGGTGGTGGGAAGAATGGGTTCGGATTTCGCAGCGGAGGGATCCATGACTGGAGAGGAGGTGGCGCATATCCTTGAGTTGCGAGCGGTGGAAACAGAGTGTGAAGGAAAATGATTAGATTTGAAGCGTaaatggttgttgttgttggtggaatagaagaagaaggatggtTTGGAGATTGGAGTTTGCTGTTTGGTGcggagagaaagagagaaattggTGGCTGCTGAAGCCATTTGGGAATGAGGAATTGAAAGGGTTGGTGAGTGAAGAagacaacaacaataacatgcTTTCTCTCTTCAACACAAACACCATTTCAGGGTTAGGTGGAACTTTTTCAAGTGCATGTTTggtagagataaaaaaaaagtataatgtttttttttttttaaataaattaagccaaaaacttcttaaatcataataattcataatgcgtttatttttcaattagttAGCATattgagaatatatatatatatatatatatatatatatatatatatatatatatatatatatatatatatatatatatatatatatatatatatatatatatatatatatatatatatatatatatatatatatgatattcaTTCTGGCCTTGTTCATTTACAATGAATAGAAAACTTAGTTATCTAAAGATATATGTGCTTATATCTATTTAAATTTCGTTATGTACATGGAAGTAACTTTCTTAATAGGTACATGTTTTTGTCATCGACTATTTTTTCTCATCTCGAAATTTTCCAGCGGAGAGCTTTAACACactatttatcttttttagtttattaattattttaaattttctatgaTTCACATGCTTTAactagtttttaattataatttattaaagcTATTAGTAATGCATTCACATAAAAATCAgatataattaagaattaaatgtcgatgtataaatacataataatataacataaaaattaaagttattattacatagtatgaaattaaatatatatttttcaaatacgAACAAAAAAGTTACTCATTTTCATCTCtatcaataatattattgaaaataataataaccataaaataaaacaaaaacatcaataataataataataataataataataataataataataaataaataaataattaaataaaccaTATTTATCCCCACATTAAGAAGTTAAGTAGAATAAATAGGTACGTAGTATTTGGTTAGagattaagatattttttcttaCAGTACCTTTTTTTGTCATTATAAGAACC encodes:
- the LOC114173404 gene encoding 3-dehydroquinate synthase, chloroplastic, with protein sequence MASAATNFSLSLRTKQQTPISKPSFFFYSTNNNNHLRFKSNHFPSHSVSTARNSRICATSSPVMDPSAAKSEPILPTTVEVDLGNRSYPIYIGSGLLDQPDYLQRHVHGKRVLVVTNKTVAPLYLDKVVDALTRGNPNVSVESVILPDGEQYKDMDTLMKVFDKAIESRLDRRCTFVALGGGVIGDMCGFAASAFLRGVNFIQIPTTVMAQVDSSVGGKTGINHRLGKNLIGAFYQPQCVLIDTDTLNTLPDRELASGLAEVIKYGLIRDAEFFEWQEKNMHALLARDPSALAYAIKRSCENKAEVVSLDEKESGLRATLNLGHTFGHAIENGVGYGQWLHGEAVAAGTVMAVDMSYRLGWIDESLVKRVGDILKQSKLPTAPPEIMTVDMFKSVMAVDKKVADGLLRLILLKGPLGNCVFTGDYDRKALDDTLRAFCKS